Proteins encoded within one genomic window of Bacillota bacterium:
- a CDS encoding flavodoxin family protein translates to MYILALNGSPHRHGNTAHLLEAVLHEAKENGCETKLLYIQEIIKEQKFPYCRACSSPCEGKCYRDSALAQAYDQLRKADALILGSPVYFGTVSSQLKCFWDKSRRLRTEKALINVVGGAISSGGARFGGQETTLKALFDMMLVQGMIIVGDGYIDNDAGHHGVCSQQPSSEDGTALGRALVLARRIVQVTTATASLRQGKFIC, encoded by the coding sequence CATGGTAACACCGCCCATCTTCTGGAGGCTGTTCTCCATGAAGCAAAAGAGAACGGCTGTGAAACAAAACTTCTTTATATACAGGAAATCATCAAGGAGCAGAAATTCCCGTATTGCCGGGCTTGCTCTTCTCCCTGCGAGGGGAAATGTTACCGCGATTCCGCACTGGCGCAAGCCTACGATCAGCTGAGAAAGGCCGATGCTTTGATTCTGGGAAGCCCCGTGTACTTTGGCACGGTTTCCTCCCAGTTGAAATGTTTCTGGGATAAATCACGCCGGTTACGTACCGAGAAAGCGCTTATCAACGTGGTCGGTGGGGCAATTTCATCGGGCGGGGCGCGTTTTGGCGGACAGGAGACCACCTTGAAGGCGTTGTTTGACATGATGCTCGTGCAAGGTATGATCATCGTTGGCGATGGTTATATTGACAACGATGCCGGCCATCATGGAGTATGTTCCCAACAACCGTCTTCCGAAGATGGTACCGCTCTGGGAAGGGCCCTGGTTCTGGCCCGGCGCATCGTTCAGGTGACCACGGCAACGGCTTCTTTGCGCCAGGGGAAATTTATCTGCTGA